In Candidatus Eisenbacteria bacterium, one DNA window encodes the following:
- the sppA gene encoding signal peptide peptidase SppA produces the protein MSARRGVFVFLLLLVLLGAAAVFAALTLRHPLDSVPESSVLVFDVPEYLEEGEPPESPYAVDWFQPSRPLLWKVAFGLRQAAEDDHITALVLHVGPVDWGWAKVTEVREAIEAFRQSGKPVYASFTGGGEREYLLASSADLISSPPLTVLQLDGLTASALFMRGTFDKLDVNPNFEQAGTYKSGAEGFTRREMSPPAREALQALVDDLYGSLLDTLAVARDLPRDTVAALLDQGPYDAPEAWAQGLIDTVLYESELDSLVAQEVGDSDHTISLWRYAERLRHPPARSRFAMVVASGTISEGKSRGAPGDEEILGSETLVDALDEVRERHSVKAVILRVDSPGGSAPASDEMWRAVERLNKVKPVVISMSDYAASGGYYLSVAGSSIVAQPSTITGSIGVYGGKLNVLGLYHKVGLNVETVTRGKHAEMLSPFKDFSPEESEQFRKSMMHVYRTFVNRVAKGREMKEDEVERVAQGRVWSGIAAARNGLVDELGGIEKAVDVAKRLADIPPEEQVAVEIYPKVDKTFLQRIFSEMVNDDWEESALRLVPGLSSFLAVALLPNGVALAWLPYRIDIR, from the coding sequence ATGTCCGCACGTCGTGGAGTGTTCGTCTTCCTGCTATTGCTGGTCCTGCTCGGCGCTGCCGCGGTCTTTGCGGCGCTGACCCTCCGTCATCCCCTGGATTCCGTTCCCGAGTCGAGCGTGCTGGTCTTCGACGTGCCCGAGTACCTCGAGGAAGGAGAGCCTCCCGAGAGCCCCTATGCCGTGGACTGGTTCCAGCCTTCGCGGCCTCTGCTGTGGAAAGTGGCCTTCGGTCTGCGACAGGCCGCGGAAGACGATCACATCACAGCTCTCGTGCTCCACGTCGGTCCGGTCGACTGGGGCTGGGCGAAGGTCACTGAGGTCCGCGAGGCCATCGAGGCGTTCCGTCAGTCTGGAAAGCCGGTCTACGCGAGTTTCACCGGCGGCGGGGAGCGGGAATATCTCCTGGCCTCCTCGGCTGACCTGATCTCGTCGCCCCCGCTCACGGTGCTCCAGCTCGATGGCCTGACGGCCTCCGCGTTGTTCATGCGCGGCACCTTCGACAAGCTCGACGTCAATCCGAACTTCGAGCAGGCAGGCACCTACAAGTCCGGGGCCGAGGGCTTCACCCGACGCGAGATGTCTCCGCCCGCACGCGAAGCACTGCAGGCGCTGGTCGACGACCTCTACGGATCGCTGCTCGATACGCTGGCCGTGGCCAGGGACCTGCCACGAGACACGGTGGCCGCGCTGCTCGACCAGGGGCCTTATGACGCGCCCGAGGCGTGGGCTCAGGGCCTGATCGATACGGTGCTCTACGAATCCGAGCTGGACTCGCTCGTTGCGCAGGAGGTCGGGGATTCCGATCACACGATCTCGCTCTGGCGATACGCGGAGCGCCTCCGCCATCCGCCGGCTCGGTCGAGGTTCGCGATGGTGGTGGCGTCGGGAACGATCTCCGAAGGGAAGAGCCGCGGCGCTCCGGGTGACGAAGAGATCCTGGGCAGCGAGACGCTGGTCGACGCGCTCGATGAAGTCCGTGAGCGTCATTCGGTCAAGGCAGTGATCCTTCGGGTCGACAGCCCGGGAGGATCGGCGCCGGCCTCGGATGAGATGTGGCGAGCGGTCGAGCGGCTGAACAAAGTGAAGCCGGTCGTGATCTCGATGTCTGACTACGCGGCTTCGGGTGGCTACTACCTGTCGGTCGCGGGCAGCTCGATCGTGGCGCAGCCTTCCACCATCACCGGCTCGATCGGGGTCTATGGAGGCAAGCTCAACGTGCTGGGCCTCTATCACAAGGTCGGACTCAACGTCGAAACCGTCACGCGCGGCAAGCACGCGGAGATGCTGTCACCCTTCAAAGACTTCTCGCCGGAGGAGTCCGAGCAATTCCGAAAGAGCATGATGCACGTCTACCGGACCTTCGTGAACCGGGTGGCGAAAGGGCGTGAGATGAAGGAGGACGAGGTCGAGCGTGTCGCGCAAGGGAGGGTGTGGAGCGGCATCGCCGCCGCTCGAAACGGCCTCGTCGACGAGCTGGGCGGGATCGAGAAGGCGGTGGACGTGGCCAAGCGCCTTGCGGACATCCCTCCGGAGGAGCAGGTCGCGGTCGAGATCTATCCCAAGGTCGACAAGACATTCCTCCAGCGGATCTTCTCGGAGATGGTCAACGACGACTGGGAGGAGAGCGCCCTTCGTCTGGTTCCGGGGCTCAGCTCGTTCCTCGCCGTGGCGTTGCTTCCGAACGGTGTGGCTCTCGCGTGGCTTCCCTACCGCATCGACATCCGCTGA
- a CDS encoding c-type cytochrome, protein MRPSSWIQDHLVRRAVASLLALGCLSMAAFVGADPPKLPPGDPAAGKKTFQVKCVPCHKADGSGGIKLTGNPTPNWRDPKRMADPKYTDEYFRECMTNGKVKSGMQPITKIGVDLKEIPNLIAYVRTFSRKK, encoded by the coding sequence ATGCGTCCTTCGTCATGGATCCAGGACCATCTCGTCCGGCGCGCGGTGGCTTCCCTGCTTGCCCTCGGCTGCCTCTCGATGGCCGCCTTCGTGGGCGCCGATCCGCCCAAGCTGCCGCCTGGTGACCCCGCGGCGGGCAAGAAGACCTTTCAGGTGAAGTGTGTCCCCTGCCACAAGGCCGACGGCAGTGGAGGCATCAAGCTGACCGGGAATCCGACGCCGAATTGGCGTGACCCGAAACGGATGGCGGACCCGAAGTACACCGACGAGTACTTTCGGGAGTGCATGACGAACGGCAAGGTGAAGTCGGGGATGCAACCCATCACCAAGATCGGCGTCGACCTCAAGGAGATCCCGAACCTCATCGCCTACGTCAGGACGTTCTCCCGGAAGAAGTGA